A single region of the Sorghum bicolor cultivar BTx623 chromosome 9, Sorghum_bicolor_NCBIv3, whole genome shotgun sequence genome encodes:
- the LOC8085134 gene encoding bZIP transcription factor 39: MAEPALLDPSSAFDLRHYPAHIFDPDLPLDAGGLPLGEFAGDEGCDGLDFDLPVDFSIDDFLLRSPDRGDDGDDSGEGSAAGSGPTASSSASPATSGANSAVANAGVHEVKHEDSDEGRSGAAPNWSLKRKQASPGGAISDGAKCRRSGDGELSPSASASRAVAEDSDERCAGGEEEEDKRRTARLMRNRESAQLSRQRKKRYVEELEEKVKSMHSVINDLNSKISFIAAENATLRQKLGGAGVSGPPSGVYPPPPLPGIHFPWVPGYAMRPHGSHVPLVPIPRLKPQQAAAAGKVSKKPEVKKSADSKSKTKTKTKKVASISLLGLLFVALVFGAFVPGFNHSLGMRGMSDNMMFGNFGHSDARVFSVTNHGKGPKGGLNSSDVISTDPGMITGHADGAGQKHRAANNSSEILPALLYVPRNGKHVKINGNLIIHSVLASEKAVAHKASNGQSVKDRKETSVAIARYLSPPGTDLNSKETLPPDAPLPQWFREGMEGPVLNSGMCSEVFQFDISAASAKSGGIIPASPTVNSSSVNATQKIPKPAPAFGGKLKNRRIMYNEAIPLTGKTVNNTEPRSFNSTSESSKVPDSKPASSVIVSVLADPREAGNGDGDPRVSTKPLSRIFVVVLLDGVRYVTYSCTLPFKSATPHLVN; the protein is encoded by the exons ATGGCGGAGCCGGCCCTCCTGGACCCCTCCTCCGCCTTCGATCTCCGCCACTACCCGGCGCACATCTTCGACCCGGACCTCCCCCTCGACGCCGGCGGTCTCCCGCTTGGTGAATTCGCCGGCGACGAAGGCTGCGATGGCCTGGACTTCGACCTGCCGGTGGATTTCTCCATCGACGacttcctcctccgctccccTGACCGCGGGGACGACGGCGACGACTCCGGCGAGGGCTCCGCCGCCGGATCCGGCCCCACCGCGTCCTCCTCGGCCTCCCCGGCCACCTCCGGCGCCAACTCCGCCGTGGCCAACGCCGGCGTCCACGAGGTGAAGCACGAGGACTCGGACGAGGGGAGGAGCGGCGCCGCCCCGAACTGGAGCCTCAAGCGGAAGCAGGCGAGTCCCGGAGGAGCGATCTCGGACGGGGCCAAGTGCCGCCGATCCGGCGACGGGGAGCTTTccccatcggcatcggcgtcgCGTGCCGTCGCGGAGGACTCCGACGAGAGGTGCGCGGGCGGCGAGGAAGAAGAGGACAAGCGCCGGACTGCGCGCCTGATGCGCAACCGTGAGAGCGCGCAGCTCTCTCGGCAGAGGAAGAAGCGGTACGTCGAGGAGCTGGAGGAGAAGGTGAAATCGATGCACTCGGTGATAAATGACCTCAATTCTAAGATCTCCTTCATCGCGGCCGAGAACGCCACACTGAGGCAGAAACTCGGTGGTGCCGGGGTGAGTGGCCCGCCATCTGGGGTGTACCCACCGCCACCGCTGCCAGGCATTCATTTCCCCTGGGTTCCTGGGTATGCAATGCGGCCTCATGGCTCCCATGTCCCACTTGTGCCAATCCCACGATTGAAGCCACAGCAGGCAGCAGCTGCAGGGAAGGTATCCAAGAAACCGGAGGTCAAGAAGTCTGCGGACAGCAAGAGTAAGACCAAGACCAAGACCAAGAAGGTGGCAAGTATTAGCcttcttggtttgctgtttgTTGCACTTGTCTTTGGTGCTTTTGTTCCCGGGTTCAATCATAGTCTTGGAATGAGAGGAATGAGCGACAATATGATGTTTGGAAATTTCGGCCATTCTGATGCTAGGGTGTTTAGTGTCACTAACCATGGTAAAGGGCCTAAAGGTGGTTTAAATAGTAGTGATGTCATCAGTACTGATCCTGGAATGATTACTGGGCATGCTGATGGAGCAGGGCAGAAGCATCGAGCTGCAAATAACTCCAGTGAGATCTTGCCTGCTTTGTTGTATGTGCCGAGGAATGGAAAACATGTTAAGATCAATGGCAATTTGATTATTCATTCTGTGCTTGCAAGTGAGAAAGCAGTGGCACATAAGGCCTCAAATGGTCAGTCAGTTAAAGATCGCAAGGAGACCAGTGTTGCTATAGCTCGCTATCTGTCCCCACCTGGAACGGATCTGAATTCAAAAGAGACGCTCCCGCCAGATGCACCACTGCCACAGTGGTTTCGTGAAGGAATGGAAG GACCTGTTTTGAACTCGGGAATGTGCAGTGAGGTATTCCAGTTCGATATTTCCGCAGCTTCAGCCAAATCTGGTGGCATTATACCTGCTTCTCCAACTGTGAACTCCTCAAGTGTCAATGCTACCCAGAAAATTCCGAAGCCTGCTCCTGCTTTTGGGGGCAAGCTGAAAAACAGGAGGATCATGTATAACGAGGCGATTCCACTCACTGGAAAAACGGTGAACAACACAGAGCCTCGGTCTTTTAACAGCACTTCTGAAAGCAGCAAGGTACCTGATAGCAAGCCAGCATCATCAGTTATCGTCTCTGTGCTAGCTGATCCCAGGGAGGCTGGCAATGGGGATGGTGATCCAAGAGTATCAACAAAACCCCTCTCCAGGATATTTGTCGTCGTACTGCTTGATGGTGTCAGATACGTGACTTACTCGTGCACACTTCCTTTCAAGAGTGCCACCCCCCACCTTGTGAACTAA
- the LOC110430213 gene encoding uncharacterized protein LOC110430213 isoform X1, with product MSTSPASASAAAAAAASPPAADEAARATETVVVDERVASHVDPFLVEALDNPRHRLMVLRMELDIQNFMQNPQLQEFEFQNYPTSYLRCAAHRVAQHYGLETIVADSLVEGSVSRIVARKTPESRYPAIALSEVPSRQARNDHEAAEKLKFVIYQRPKAFQNGSADSRNMNGAPKTVEERIEEYNKARARIFNGSISADSDAASVLGTLSTGRDEAVNVEPSVDEIKISTMNSRSRVAVFKDTEKDRSDPDYDRNYTRYVRNPVPDFNLSPGAFNFVVPQFMQYGVGYMQSPGMSTNQPTVYFGQPDLAMGSSSGATVYPHWPTPAMMYPHCYDNVGPMISQVPLYQSFNHG from the exons ATGAGCACCTctcccgcctccgcctccgccgcagccgccgccgccgcgtcgccTCCCGCTGCCGACGAGGCCGCGCGGGCGACGGAGACGGTGGTGGTCGACGAGAGGGTCGCCTCACACGTGGACCCGTTCCTCGTCGAGGCGCTCGACAACCCTCGCCATCGCCTCATGG TTCTACGAATGGAACTGGATATACAAAACTTCATGCAGAACCCTCAGCTGCAGGAGTTTGAATTCCAGAACTATCCGACTTCTTACCTCCGCTGTGCTGCTCATCGTGTTGCACAACATTATGGCTTAGAGACTATAGTAGCAGATAGTTTAGTAGAAGGCTCAGTTAGCAGGATTGTTGCAAGAAAAACACCAGAAAGCAGGTATCCTGCAATTGCTTTATCAGAAGTTCCTAGCAGACAAGCAAGAAATGATCATGAAGCGGCAGAGAAGCTTAAGTTTGTCATCTATCAAAGGCCCAAAGCATTCCAAAATGGAAGCGCTGATTCTAGAAACATGAATGGTGCACCAAAAACTGTTGAAGAGAGAATAGAGGAATATAATAAAGCACGAGCACGCATCTTCAATGGTTCTATTTCTGCAGATTCTGATGCTGCAAGTGTTTTGGGAACTCTTTCCACTGGCAGAGATGAGGCAGTGAATGTTGAGCCTTCTGTTGATGAAATCAAAATCAGCACAATGAACAGCCGCTCCAGAGTTGCTGTTTTCAAGGATACTGAAAAGGATCGTAGTGACCCAGACTACGATCGAAACTACACAAG GTATGTTAGGAACCCAGTGcctgacttcaacttgagccCAGGTGCCTTCAACTTTGTTGTGCCCCAGTTTATGCAGTACGGTGTTGGTTATATGCAATCTCCTGGCATGTCCACAAACCAGCCTACTGTGTACTTTGGCCAGCCTGATCTAGCAATGGGGTCTTCTTCTGGAGCTACTGTCTACCCACATTGGCCAACGCCAGCAATGATGTATCCCCATTGCTATGATAATGTTGGTCCAATGATATCTCAG GTTCCTCTGTACCAATCTTTCAACCATGGTTAG
- the LOC110430213 gene encoding uncharacterized protein LOC110430213 isoform X2: protein MELDIQNFMQNPQLQEFEFQNYPTSYLRCAAHRVAQHYGLETIVADSLVEGSVSRIVARKTPESRYPAIALSEVPSRQARNDHEAAEKLKFVIYQRPKAFQNGSADSRNMNGAPKTVEERIEEYNKARARIFNGSISADSDAASVLGTLSTGRDEAVNVEPSVDEIKISTMNSRSRVAVFKDTEKDRSDPDYDRNYTRYVRNPVPDFNLSPGAFNFVVPQFMQYGVGYMQSPGMSTNQPTVYFGQPDLAMGSSSGATVYPHWPTPAMMYPHCYDNVGPMISQVPLYQSFNHG from the exons ATGGAACTGGATATACAAAACTTCATGCAGAACCCTCAGCTGCAGGAGTTTGAATTCCAGAACTATCCGACTTCTTACCTCCGCTGTGCTGCTCATCGTGTTGCACAACATTATGGCTTAGAGACTATAGTAGCAGATAGTTTAGTAGAAGGCTCAGTTAGCAGGATTGTTGCAAGAAAAACACCAGAAAGCAGGTATCCTGCAATTGCTTTATCAGAAGTTCCTAGCAGACAAGCAAGAAATGATCATGAAGCGGCAGAGAAGCTTAAGTTTGTCATCTATCAAAGGCCCAAAGCATTCCAAAATGGAAGCGCTGATTCTAGAAACATGAATGGTGCACCAAAAACTGTTGAAGAGAGAATAGAGGAATATAATAAAGCACGAGCACGCATCTTCAATGGTTCTATTTCTGCAGATTCTGATGCTGCAAGTGTTTTGGGAACTCTTTCCACTGGCAGAGATGAGGCAGTGAATGTTGAGCCTTCTGTTGATGAAATCAAAATCAGCACAATGAACAGCCGCTCCAGAGTTGCTGTTTTCAAGGATACTGAAAAGGATCGTAGTGACCCAGACTACGATCGAAACTACACAAG GTATGTTAGGAACCCAGTGcctgacttcaacttgagccCAGGTGCCTTCAACTTTGTTGTGCCCCAGTTTATGCAGTACGGTGTTGGTTATATGCAATCTCCTGGCATGTCCACAAACCAGCCTACTGTGTACTTTGGCCAGCCTGATCTAGCAATGGGGTCTTCTTCTGGAGCTACTGTCTACCCACATTGGCCAACGCCAGCAATGATGTATCCCCATTGCTATGATAATGTTGGTCCAATGATATCTCAG GTTCCTCTGTACCAATCTTTCAACCATGGTTAG
- the LOC8085135 gene encoding transcription factor MYBC1: MREEEEPSWFARGGGGDEHQLPRPDELMPLTQTLITPDLAVAFDIATHGGGAGAGGAGGAGGGMPDINGNGGGGGASSAAGSSGGAGGGGAGDEPARTLKRPRLVWTPQLHKRFVDAVAHLGIKNAVPKTIMQLMSVDGLTRENVASHLQKYRLYLKRMQGLGGGGGGGGGGGGGGGAGGSHSSGSGTDAHTEHLFATGPVPFLPPGHGHRAPVDTYPPFSPMGGAAHHHHQQHHATQIGHFHHPAAARPLAHHYGASATAGFDHGGFLSRVAAPPVVGPPGMHHHRMVGAGAGMGMMAPASFADDMDLGSRGAGGSGGRRELTLFPTSGDH; this comes from the coding sequence atgagggaggaggaggagcccagCTGGttcgcgcgcggcggcggcggcgacgagcaCCAGCTCCCGCGGCCGGACGAGCTCATGCCGCTCACGCAGACGCTCATCACGCCCGATCTCGCCGTCGCCTTCGACATCGCCACGCACGGCGGCGGGGCGGGTGCGGGGGGCGCCGGTGGCGCGGGCGGTGGTATGCCCGACATCAAcggcaacggcggcggcggcggcgcgtcgtCGGCCGCGggctccagcggcggcgccggcgggggcggcgccggcgacgagccGGCGCGGACGCTCAAGCGGCCGCGCCTCGTGTGGACGCCGCAGCTGCACAAGCGCTTCGTCGACGCCGTGGCGCACCTCGGCATCAAGAACGCCGTGCCCAAGACCATAATGCAGCTGATGAGCGTCGACGGCCTCACGCGCGAGAACGTCGCGTCCCACCTCCAGAAGTACCGCCTCTACCTCAAGCGCATGCAGGGgctcggcggcggaggcggaggcggaggtggaggcggaggcggtggaGGTGCGGGGGGAAGCCACTCCTCGGGGTCCGGCACCGACGCCCACACCGAGCACCTCTTCGCCACGGGGCCCGTCCCCTTCCTCCCGCCGGGCCACGGCCACCGCGCGCCCGTCGACACCTACCCGCCCTTCTCCCCCATGGGCGGCGCcgcgcaccaccaccaccagcagcaccACGCGACGCAGATCGGACACTTCCACcaccccgccgccgcgcgcccgcTCGCCCACCACTACGGTGCTTCGGCTACCGCCGGTTTCGACCACGGCGGCTTCCTGAGCCGCGTCGCCGCGCCGCCCGTCGTCGGCCCGCCCGGGATGCACCACCACCGCATggtcggcgccggcgccgggatGGGGATGATGGCGCCCGCCTCCTTCGCCGACGACATGGACCTCGGATCCCGAGGCgctggcggcagcggcggccgccgcgagctcacgcTGTTCCCGACGTCCGGGGACCACTGA